From the genome of Marasmius oreades isolate 03SP1 chromosome 1, whole genome shotgun sequence:
AAACGTACCAGACAATCATATCCTGACTATGTCGTCTGTTCCGCAAAATTTTTAAGTTAACGTTGCGTGAGCTCGAAGGTTCAAGTAGAAGACCGATGCAGCCAGGGATTAGTGATGATGGAGGTCGCAGCGATTGCTGGAGCTGGGAGGTCGAATCAGTATCACCGATAGAAGGTTGACTGGGAAGAGGAACAGAATCGAAGGAATTAACGGAGTGGATGGCTGCTAGTGGTAAACTTTACAACAGCGTTGGGGGCGTACCTTCTAAACGACTCCTTAGAAACGTCGGGAAAATCCTGTCCAATTATCCAGAACTGCATATCTTGATTCGTTTTCGGCTTTGGCTGTTTCGGGCATCCTCGGTTTTAAGAAACTTCAACGTTTAACCATACTTAAACGTCGGACACGGTGGAGACGAATTACGCGACTTAGGTCCGGATGTTCGAGGTTCGAAGTATCAACTTCCAACACGAACTGctcctttcttctccttgcgGATCAGACTGACTTCGACTTCGTCTAAAGACGTGCTGTACGGCCTGTTGTCCAAGTAGGATCGATTTCATGGCCAGCTGGTGGTCCGTCATGTTAAAACGCTTTACTAGCTTCCCCTCAGACGCTACAGATCTATTATAGCTACAGCAAGTGTATCCAGCAAACATTAGAGTCACAATTTGCGGACACCCTTCTGATTCGGCGCTCTCAATTTGGCCGCTTGCAGCTCGTTTCCATAGGCCGATTTGTTGGATTTCTTCTCGGTCCTTCTAGCGGCTTGTTGACCCTTCACTGCAGCCTTTCtcgccttcttctcttccgcCGTCTCATTTCGCGAACGGGTTATTGTTTGTCGCCCCGGATCTAGTGAATTATATAGCATTTCAGTCGGTTAAAACGGTGAAAGCTTACGAGTTGAATCGTCATAATCCGAGTTGCCAGAATCATGATCGTATGCATGAGACTTTACTTTCTGGGAGACTGAATGTTTTTTTGAAGGATCTTCGGATATAGAGGGTGAACCAGTTTTTGGGTTCAGCGAAATCTTGGCAACAGGCTTGAAATCTCGTGCGCGAATAAGCCTGGGGTGATTTTCGAGGTTTGAATAGGTGGCTACCATAAGGAGGTGGTACTTGAGAATGACAGGAGAAGGGTCGAAAAGGGTTAAAGCTCACTGAGAATCGTTTCACAATCCCATTTGTCCTCTTTTCCCTCCGTCTCCACCCAAAGGTCATCCACTACCTCCTCATCACTTTCTCCTGTACTTTCTCGGACACGTCGATCCTGACCCATAGACCGCCTCAATGTATCAAGTTTTTGCACGCCTGTCTCCCCTTCCAATTTGGGCTTCATTTTCCTTCCCAAAAGCTCGTAGTCGTTGAGAAACTGATCGATTATAAAAGTAAAGTCCTCGCGAGAAGTGATGAGCTGGGGTGCCTCATGGTCGTCGTCAGAAGGCGAAACTTCGTCTTCATCCTCGTATTCCTTGAGCATTACCTGTTGTACATGAGCACACGAAGCAGAGACGTCAACGAATAGTCGCACCTGATCGAAACGTTCGTCCAAAGTCTGCAAGGCATCATTGCGATacatgctggaactactcaTGCTGTACCCAGAAGCATCACTTGCGCCTTTTCGCCTCCGGTTTTTACCGCCGATAACAGACGTCGTAGGTAAACCGGAGATTGTGTCTCCACCTTCTGACGCAAAATCGTTGTCGTCGCTCGTGGGTGCTGGGGGTGCAGTCCTTTGTGCTTTCTTGAACCGTGAAAACTGTTCCTCCCACGTCGAAGACTCAACTTCTTGAATCTCCTCTCCTATGATTTCGCCATCGGATATACCTTCCTCCCGGAACTCAAATTCTACTTCATCGTCACTTCCTCTCTCGCCTTCTTTCACAAGACCCTCAAAGAAGTCATCCTCCATACTGTCGTCGACGAAAGCATCATCTTCTAACGCTTCTAACACTTGCCGTAGATGTGGGTCCATATCAGGCTGGAAACCGGATAGGCTGTCGGGTATAGATTGCtgggtttcatatgttcgaGGGAGTTCTGATGTCGAAGGAAGGACGTCTGCAGGTAGGTCTCGCAAAGTAATTCTGCCGCTTTTTACTCTGTCTTGTTTGTTCGCCTCGCGATTTTTCTGGACTAATTGAGGAGCTTCAATCAAAATACTCTCTACTCCTTCCTCCTCTACTCCAACCGGCCGTAAATGTTGCATGTAATCGTATTCTGTGTCATCGTAGTAGACACCGTAGAGAGTTGCTTCTCCTACACGGGCCTGAGCATCGTGCGCAATGTCTGTTTCCGAAAGAGTAGATTCTAGGTCAGCTCTACTTCTTCCCTGTATAATTTTTCATGATATTCGGATCGATGACCGTTGTAAAAAAGGGTCCAAGTACCTGGTTGTGGGTCTCTCGTATTACCTCCTTGAACACATGTTTACTGGCATCTGGATCATTATAAAGGGGGTCCCTTTGAGATCTATGAACGAGCTGAAAATGCTTTGCTCCTGGTTGACGAAATATAGATTTTGGAGGCATCGAGAATGAGGGTGCAGGAAAACGGGTGGCCCGCGGTGACCGTGATCAAGCACAGGCTTACCTAAGCCTTCG
Proteins encoded in this window:
- a CDS encoding uncharacterized protein (BUSCO:EOG09262VVF), producing the protein MPPKSIFRQPGAKHFQLVHRSQRDPLYNDPDASKHVFKEVIRETHNQGRSRADLESTLSETDIAHDAQARVGEATLYGVYYDDTEYDYMQHLRPVGVEEEGVESILIEAPQLVQKNREANKQDRVKSGRITLRDLPADVLPSTSELPRTYETQQSIPDSLSGFQPDMDPHLRQVLEALEDDAFVDDSMEDDFFEGLVKEGERGSDDEVEFEFREEGISDGEIIGEEIQEVESSTWEEQFSRFKKAQRTAPPAPTSDDNDFASEGGDTISGLPTTSVIGGKNRRRKGASDASGYSMSSSSMYRNDALQTLDERFDQVMLKEYEDEDEVSPSDDDHEAPQLITSREDFTFIIDQFLNDYELLGRKMKPKLEGETGVQKLDTLRRSMGQDRRVRESTGESDEEVVDDLWVETEGKEDKWDCETILTTYSNLENHPRLIRARDFKPVAKISLNPKTGSPSISEDPSKKHSVSQKVKSHAYDHDSGNSDYDDSTHPGRQTITRSRNETAEEKKARKAAVKGQQAARRTEKKSNKSAYGNELQAAKLRAPNQKGVRKL